TTTAGATACAACAGAAGATTTTAAAGAACCATAGAGGCGAGGTAGTAAGCATTCCAATCAGGTTAGTCAAGCAAAGGGAGTAAGTAAAAGCTACCATACAGTGTCGGAGTCACCTTGGTCCAAGGATAGTCAACTGAATCCCCTTTTGCCAGAACCTTGTGCATAAGTGAAACTTTTTGATGTATACAAATTGGCCATTGAATCCCATTAACATAAGGAAAGTGTATAGCATAGTGGCAAAGGGTTTGAAAAATCTTTTAGGTAGTCGATTCTTAATCCCCTTGTCTTTAATCCTAAGCTTCACCCATGCTGCCATATTTGGAGCAGTCAGGCTTAAACGTGAAGAAGAGAACTAAGCAATACCTCATAGTATAATCCTAAGCTCACAATCATACTCATCTTACATTTCGCCACAACATATACCAGCGAGAACATAAGCAAAGGCACCTTTTTTTGTCAAATAGACAACCAAGTTCTGAACAAAATCAAATCACATACTTTTTGTTATAAGAACGGTGTTCTGGGCAACTTGTGTTCATCTCGACTGTTCCACAAATTACCTGCTACCTTCCATCAGGTACCAAGTAACTTCGCCCAACAAAGCTTAGGCAGATGAAAAGAAACACCTAGCTTTTTATGTCTCAGCTGGTATTTGAACCCGGATTTATAGTAGCCAATCAAAATCAATTCATCAAGGAACAACACTAGTATAGAAAAAAACATGTTCCATTGCAAAGTTGACAACAAAGAGTAGATTTATATACAAGTTTAGACAATCCATATAGGTAAATCTGAACAGAAAGAAAAAGCATTTGGAGATGCAATTACAAGTATATCAATAGACCTGTAAAACAGGCCTTTTCCCAAGCCTTTTGATTTCTCTATCCATTTGACCAGTGAGCATTAAACCAAACATCTTGAAATCACATAAAAAAGACCAAAAAGGGTGtccaaatgttgcaggaacatTCCCTTCAACAAAAAAATGACTATACcaagccaatccatacccaagAATTGGCACAAAAAACACAAACCACTTATTAAATAGCACTGTGTAAACCAAACATAACATACTGCAAAGTGTACCTACAAAATGCCATCTCCTTGTTGCTGCTTTTGAGTGTTGGTTCATATAGTAAGGCCAAAATTCCTCCATGTTTCTGAAATTCATAGCTTAGCTCCCAAACCGCAACTTAATTAAACAAAAATTGTAATTCTTGATTAAAAATCAGATCTTTGAACCAATCATCAATAACCCAAAAATATTTTTCCAAGAAAAACAGTTTAGATAACCCCAAAATGCTTAGTTCAATCAACTTTATTGGAATTCTTGATTAAAGATTAGATCATTGAACTAATCATCAATAACCCAAAAATATTTTACCAAGAAAAACAGTTTAAAGAAACCAAAAATGCTTAGTTGAATTAATTTTCTTGGGTTTTATTGGCTCTTAGGTCAATACCTTGGAGTTCACAATTAAAAAACCCACAAATCTATTCAAcaaattaaggttttgggtatgacAAAAACACAAAGTTTGGTAGCAAGATCCAAGAAATATTGGTGTGGTTGACCAAGTATATCTGAAGTAAAAAATAAGATGTAAAATTGTGGGaaattaattgtttttttttgttttttttaaaaaggtggGTGCTAAATGATCTTTTTCTTTCTCTGAAATCTGAATTTCTCTTTATGGAAAGATAAAGAGGAAGTTTAAAGGTATAATGTTGAAATAGTAATATTTGTGAAATGGTCTTTATCAAATTCCAGATGTGTGATGGCAAAAGAATTTATCAGATTTGagtaaaggtggcaaccggttccaaccggaaccggttaaggaaccggccggttccggttaaaaaaccggaaccggttaaccggttccggtttaccggttttaaacctcaaaccggaaccggtccggtttggagtggttaaaatctttttttttttgttttttgtattatatatatatattatagtatttatttgtatattgtagctatattttcatatgttatacaactttataattaaagtttaaatatttactgactaacagcctaacagcaagtcagcaatacagaatagtgtttttcgtatacatatatatgtataacttacatatacttatatatatgtataacttaatatatatatatatatatgtatatgtataacttaatatatatactaaatatatgtatacatatctactatatatacatatctactaagGCCAACTAAAAGTAAACTTTACTACTCGTGTTACTTTTTGTTATACGTGCAATATGAACGTTATGGTGTTTAATCTTTTTCGCCTAAGGTAATTAGGATCTCTTGGTCTAACAGGAATTTGTGTAAACTTTTGAAGTTGGGAAGAAGTCCCAGTTGTTTTTTTGGTGACGTGATTTGCTCATGCAaattataattaatatttggtaagccTTATTTCGTTCAAAATTtcatatacttaatatatatgtatatatatatatacatatctactatatatactatatatacttaatatatatgtactatatactctatatacttatatatatgtataacttaatatatatactatacatacttatatatatgtactatatactatatatacttatatactatatatacttatatatgtgtataacttaatatatatactatatatacttatatatatgtactatatactatatatacttacttatatactttagttttttttttttttaattttttaccggttaaaccggtttaaccggtccggttccggtttccaaaatattggaaccggaccggtaaaccattaaacggttaaccggaaccggttaaccggttttaccggttccggttccgattTAACCGATCCGGTTCcgatttaaccggtccggttaccggttaaaaccggtaaggccAAACCGGTTGCCACCTCTAGATTTGAGTGATATGTTGATTGGTCCTATTTTTATCTTGTTGTCCATGTTGACCAGTGTCCGCCCTTTTCGTCCTATTGTTACTTGACTTTGGCAATTGGATATCACTaggctccaaaaaaaaaaaaaaaaaaaaaaaaaaaatatatatatatatatatatatatatataatatttttttaacaAGTGGGAATAAAATGAAAATTATCTTGTTAATTACTCCCTCTTTCCCAATTTATGTCGCACAGTTCGAATTTTGAAAGTCAAACCTGTTTATTTTGATCGTGAATAAGGACGtgagattttttaattttttaaaataaaatttacatatttgaaactatgtaaaaagtattacaagtcacaataattgacaattcaaaatatttgaaaGATGCGTATGGAAGAATGCACTATCAAAGAAAAGTTCGTTTGAATCTTGAAATACGAAAGGAGTGAAAATTGGGATGGAGAGAATAGTAATATATTCATTGTTAACAAATCACAATTTGAACCGTAATGTATGAGTCAATTCTTTAAATGATCATTGAACTTGTAGAAAAGTCTCACTAAAGTAACTTTTGAATCTTTTCGGATAATAAAGTCATCAAATTATATCCACGTTCCCAAAAGAGTGAAACAACCATTTTTGGACATAAGACCCCTTAACCTATTTTTTAAATTACAAAACCCATTTcgatatttatattttatttttaaaatgtggaaagtCTTaatgcaaaacaaaaatttcagaATATTAGAAAATTGTGTCTGAGTAAACAATAAAAGTATGCAGTTGAATGGTATAGTAGAACTAAGCATGACGCTTAACTATATAATTTTTAGCTAATTGTAAATTATTTTCCCTGATATATAAACTTTACAATTATTGAAAAATCAATAGTTACTATTTTCATTTTCTTGGAGATGAGCTTGTAATATTTTAGTTTTATTTAAGTTTTATAAATAAGTGGATTACAACTAATATAAAAATATACGGGTAATTGTAATAATATTTTATACAACTAATTGTAAAATTGAACCAAAAAATGTTTTATTATTTTGATTGTCATATAGTATAAAGTTTTAGAAAGCAATATATATAACTAATTGTAATACTGCTTTCATTTTTACAAAGGAGTTATCCAGAGTGATCTTTTTCTTGAGAAAATCTATTCAAATATTCTATCAATAAATCAAGCTTATTCTAATGAGAAAATAGCATTTTTAGTCCCTATATTATTGCATTATTCCTGTTTTAATCCTTGTGATATGTAactaagcacatttaaccttcaattaagcAATGTCTATGCTTTTAGTCCTTATACTAACAGAAATCAAATAAATCAACAAActgttagggg
The nucleotide sequence above comes from Lycium barbarum isolate Lr01 chromosome 3, ASM1917538v2, whole genome shotgun sequence. Encoded proteins:
- the LOC132630685 gene encoding uncharacterized protein LOC132630685, yielding MNFRNMEEFWPYYMNQHSKAATRRWHFVGTLCSMLCLVYTVLFNKWFVFFVPILGYGLAWYSHFFVEGNVPATFGHPFWSFLCDFKMFGLMLTGQMDREIKRLGKRPVLQVY